In Microtus ochrogaster isolate Prairie Vole_2 chromosome 4, MicOch1.0, whole genome shotgun sequence, one genomic interval encodes:
- the Rabl6 gene encoding rab-like protein 6 isoform X2 — protein MALDAEFLDVYKNCNGVVMMFDITKQWTFNYVLRELPKVPTHVPVCVLGNYRDMGEHRVILPDDVRDFIDHLDRPPGSSYFRYAESSMKNSFGLKYLHKFFNIPFLQLQRETLLRQLETNQLDIDATLEELSVQQETEDQNYSIFLEMMEARSRGHASPLAANGQSPSSGSQSPVVPPSAVSTGSSSPSTPQPAPQLSLSVSSTCPKAPSPVPPLEATPSSVHPSAPAPAQRRSIISRLFGTSPAADVTPAPPEPAPALEVPAKVQNVEDFVPEDGLDRSFLEDTTLPKDKNKIGAKGPQQDSDSDDGEAIGGNPMVAGFQDDVDIEDQPHSKSLLSSDPVPSKNISLSSEEEAEGPAGHPRVAPQQCSEPETKWSSTKASHSRKKGAPTRAIPSWSDGLTTGSGPDHGGTKPPTDGTPRPQEGKDKQVSSESDPEGPIAAQMLSFVMDDPDFESDESDTQRRVGGFPVREELYDVTDEDTGSAQPPPPSKPPVSAFRLKNDSDLFGLGLEETGPKESSDEDKDGKLPSKEKKKKKKKSKEEEEKAAKKKSKHKKNKDKEEGKEDRRKKRKPPRSKEQKAADELEAFLGGGAPGSRHPGGGDYEEL, from the exons ATGGCTCTGGATGCCGAGTTCCTGGACGTGTACAAGAACTGTAATGGGGTGGTCATGATGTTTGACATCACTAAGCAGTG GACCTTCAATTATGTTCTCCGGGAGCTTCCCAAAGTGCCAACCCATGTGCCAGTGTGCGTGTTGGGCAACTACCGTGACATGGGCGAGCATCGAGTCATTCTGCCGGATGATGTGCGTGACTTCATTGACCACCTGGACAG ACCTCCAGGTTCTTCCTATTTCCGCTATGCTGAGTCTTCCATGAAGAACAGCTTTGGCCTAAAGTACCTGCATAAGTTCTTCAACATCCCATTTTTGCAGTTACAG AGGGAGACACTGCTGAGGCAGCTGGAGACAAACCAACTAGACATTGATGCCACCCTGGAGGAGCTGTCAGTGCAGCAGGAAACCGAGGACCAGAACTACAGCAT CTTCCTTGAAATGATGGAGGCTCGGAGTCGAGGCCATGCATCCCCTCTGGCAGCCAATGGGCAGAGCCCATCCTCAGGCTCCCAGTCGCCAGTTGTGCCTCCAAGTGCTGTATCCACAGggagctccagccccagcactcCCCAGCCTGCCCCCCAGCTGTCCCTCAGTGTCTCCTCCACCTGTCCCAAAGCACCATCTCCTGTACCCCCTTTGGAGGCCACGCCCTCTTCTGTACACCCTtcagccccagctccagcccagcGTCGCAGTATCATCTCTCGGCTGTTCGGGACCTCGCCGGCTGCTGACGTGACCCCTGCACCTCCAG AGCCAGCTCCAGCTCTAGAGGTCCCAGCAAAAGTCCAGAATGTTGAGGATTTTGTTCCTGAAGATGGCCTTGACCGAAGCTTCCTGGAAGATACAACCCTACCTAAAGACAAGAATAAAATTGGAGCCAAAGGCCCACAGCAGGATAGTGACAG TGACGATGGGGAAGCCATCGGAGGGAACCCAATGGTGGCAGGTTTCCAGGATGACGTGGACATAGAAGATCAGCCACATAGCAAATCCCTGCTGTCCTCAGACCCCGTCCCCAGTAAGAATATCAGTCTTTCCAGTGAGGAGGAAGCTGAAGGACCAGCAGGCCATCCCAGAGTGGCCCCTCAGCAATGCTCGGAGCCTGAGACAAAATG GTCCTCCACCAAGGCCTCACATTCACGAAAGAAGGGAGCTCCCACACGAGCCATACCCTCATGGTCAGATGGTCTCACCACTGGCTCAGGGCCCGACCACGGTGGTACCAAGCCACCCACTGATGGCACTCCTAGACCCCAGGAAGGGAAAGACAAGCAAGTGTCGTCAGAAAGTGATCCTGAGGGTCCCATTGCTGCCCAGATGCTGTCCTTTGTCATGGATGACCCTGACTTTGAAAGTGATGAATCGGACACACAGAGGAGAGTG GGGGGATTCCCAGTAAGAGAAGAACTCTATGATGTGACCGATGAGGACACTGGCTCTGCCcagccacccccaccctccaaaCCCCCAGTCTCTGCTTTCAGACTGAAGAATGACTCAGATCTCTTTGGTCTGGGCCTGGAGGAGACAGGACCTAAGGAAAGCAGTGATGAAG ATAAAGACGGCAAACTTCCCtctaaagagaagaagaaaaagaagaagaaaagcaaagag gaggaagaaaaggctgcaaaaaagaaaagcaaacacaagaaGAACAAGGATAAGGAGGAAGGCAAGGAGGAtcggaggaagaagaggaagcccCCTCGGAGCAAGGAACAGAAGGCTGCAGATGAGCTGGAAGCCTTTCTGGGGGGCGGGGCTCCTGGCAGCCGCCACCCTGGAGGTGGGGACTATGAGGAGCTTTAG
- the Ajm1 gene encoding apical junction component 1 homolog, with protein MTRTDPPDLLVSTVYQDIKVVAPGLTSKSQPCERSVPRPAAPAPFNKRHCRSFDFLEALDEPTMETHPEPPPPEPAPPRARPRDSEPRRRTRSKSAPRGPHGLAPAPASPPVLQRRGRETQRSVRLEGSPHKEPSYPALRALANELHPIKLQPQRGGPGRIAPLCATPGRCAPPEPPTGPVPHVRCRLDIKPDEAVLQHAARSSRSCAPSEAAPWARTVPQFHGLTIPGPRHVALSRTPTPSDLYCTDPRAVYCDGPLPGSRDYLEHRSQAFATPPGPTQFFYTEEPEGYTGSFTTSPGLPFDGYCSRPYLTEEAPRPSPRRGGGYYAGEVRTFPIQEPPSRSYYGEAPRAYGMPFVPRYVPEESRAHPSARTFYTEDYGRFRERDIMARTYPHPRSSPAWADWGPRPYRTLQVVPPPAPGPLLASWHGGTGTSPPRLVTDSRHYSRSWDNILAPGPRREDPLGRGRSYENLLGREVRDTRGSSPEGRRPPVVVNLSTSPRRYAALSLSETSLTEKGRGGESLGRNWYITPEITITDNDLRSVERPTTRGWELPGGRQRQPAPKVPEGPASSRQRSLEQLDELITDLVIDSRPPGQAPEPATEGLGRQLRRLLDSRSAGPGGATALAPSRSPPASAGSTEEPTGSGEAADASPEPSADEDDLMTCSNARCRRTETMFNACLYFKSCHSCYTYYCSRLCRREDWDAHKARCVYGRVGSVCRHVLQFCRDSSPVHRAFSRIARVGFLSRGRGVLFLGFPSPGSADNFLRFGLEGLLLSPTYLSLRELATHAAPLGSYARELAAAGRLYEPAECFLLSVSVAVGPGAAPPGAAARPAPRSPGPTVRKFAKVALAAGSPTRPPPARGGEPDMETLILTPPPGTAGLDQEGEAGRRAREVAFIHIQRELRLRGVFLRHEFPRVYEQLCEFVEANRRFTPTTIYPIDRRTGRPFMCMIMAASEPRALDWVASANLLDDIM; from the coding sequence ATGACCCGCACGGACCCGCCGGACTTGCTGGTGTCGACCGTGTACCAGGACATCAAGGTGGTGGCCCCAGGGCTCACATCCAAAAGCCAACCATGTGAGCGATCCGTGCCCCGGCCAGCTGCGCCCGCGCCTTTCAACAAGCGCCATTGTCGTAGTTTCGACTTCTTAGAGGCACTGGACGAACCCACCATGGAGACACACCCAGAGCCGCCACCTCCCGAGCCCGCGCCACCGCGCGCCCGGCCCCGAGACAGCGAGCCGCGGCGCCGCACCCGTTCCAAGAGCGCGCCCCGTGGGCCCCATGGCCTGGCGCCTGCTCCAGCTTCGCCGCCAGTACTGCAGCGCAGAGGCCGGGAGACCCAGCGTTCGGTGCGGTTGGAGGGGTCTCCGCACAAGGAGCCCTCGTACCCTGCGCTACGGGCTCTCGCCAATGAGCTGCACCCCATCAAGCTCCAGCCACAGCGAGGCGGCCCCGGACGCATCGCACCACTATGCGCCACCCCAGGCCGCTGTGCACCACCCGAACCACCCACAGGACCTGTCCCCCATGTCCGCTGCCGTTTAGACATCAAGCCTGACGAGGCAGTGCTGCAGCACGCCGCCCGAAGCTCGCGATCTTGCGCGCCCAGCGAGGCAGCGCCCTGGGCTCGCACCGTCCCACAGTTCCATGGCCTCACAATTCCAGGACCCCGCCATGTGGCCCTGTCACGCACTCCCACCCCTAGTGACTTGTACTGTACTGACCCCAGAGCAGTGTACTGCGACGGGCCGTTGCCTGGGTCCCGGGACTATTTGGAGCACCGCAGCCAAGCCTTTGCAACGCCCCCAGGTCCCACCCAATTTTTCTACACCGAGGAACCTGAGGGCTACACAGGCAGTTTTACCACAAGCCCAGGCCTTCCCTTTGATGGCTACTGCTCCAGGCCCTACTTGACCGAAGAAGCCCCCAGACCCAGTCCAAGGCGTGGGGGCGGCTACTATGCTGGGGAAGTACGCACCTTCCCGATCCAGGAGCCCCCCTCCCGTTCCTACTACGGGGAGGCTCCTCGAGCCTACGGAATGCCTTTCGTCCCCCGGTATGTCCCAGAAGAGTCCCGGGCACACCCCAGTGCCCGCACCTTCTACACAGAGGACTATGGGAGGTTCCGTGAACGCGACATAATGGCTCGCACTTACCCGCATCCCCGCAGCAGTCCAGCCTGGGCTGATTGGGGTCCGAGGCCTTACCGCACCCTTCAGGTGGTGCCTCCTCCCGCCCCTGGACCACTGTTGGCCTCGTGGCACGGTGGCACCGGCACAAGCCCGCCCCGGCTGGTGACCGATAGCCGCCACTACTCTCGATCCTGGGACAACATCCTGGCTCCTGGTCCTCGTCGTGAAGACCCTCTAGGACGCGGCCGCAGCTATGAGAACCTGCTGGGACGCGAGGTTCGGGATACACGGGGTTCATCCCCGGAAGGCCGGCGTCCACCAGTAGTAGTGAACCTATCCACCTCACCCAGACGCTATGCAGCACTGTCGCTGTCCGAGACGTCACTTACAGAAAAGGGCCGTGGTGGGGAAAGCCTGGGCCGCAACTGGTACATCACGCCGGAGATCACCATCACGGACAATGACCTGCGCTCAGTAGAGCGCCCGACCACCAGGGGCTGGGAACTGCCTGGAGGCCGACAGCGGCAGCCAGCACCCAAGGTCCCTGAGGGCCCTGCCTCCAGCCGCCAGCGCAGCCTCGAGCAGCTGGACGAGCTCATCACCGACCTGGTCATCGACTCACGGCCACCAGGCCAGGCCCCAGAGCCTGCCACCGAAGGTTTAGGCCGCCAACTGCGCCGCCTGCTGGACTCACGGTCTGCGGGCCCTGGAGGAGCAACCGCTCTGGCTCCGTCGCGCTCACCCCCGGCCTCGGCTGGCAGCACTGAGGAGCCCACTGGCTCAGGGGAGGCAGCCGACGCTTCCCCGGAGCCCAGCGCCGACGAGGATGACTTGATGACCTGCTCCAACGCGCGCTGTCGGCGGACAGAGACCATGTTCAACGCCTGCCTCTACTTCAAGTCATGCCACAGCTGCTATACCTACTACTGCTCGCGGCTGTGCCGCCGAGAGGACTGGGATGCGCACAAAGCGCGTTGCGTGTATGGCCGCGTGGGCAGCGTGTGCCGCCACGTGCTGCAGTTCTGCCGTGACAGCAGCCCAGTGCATCGCGCCTTCTCCCGGATAGCGCGTGTCGGATTCCTGTCGCGCGGCCGTGGCGTGCTGTTCTTGGGCTTCCCAAGCCCGGGCTCTGCCGACAACTTCCTGCGCTTCGGCCTTGAAGGGCTACTGCTATCGCCCACCTACCTATCACTGCGTGAGCTGGCTACACATGCAGCACCCCTGGGTAGCTATGCACGAGAGTTGGCGGCGGCCGGGAGGCTCTATGAGCCCGCGGAGTGCTTCCTGCTTAGTGTGTCGGTGGCTGTGGGCCCCGGAGCTGCACCCCCTGGAGCCGCTGCCCGTCCAGCGCCACGCAGCCCTGGCCCCACCGTGCGCAAGTTTGCCAAGGTGGCTCTGGCCGCCGGCAGCCCGACGCGGCCTCCTCCTGCGCGTGGTGGAGAGCCAGACATGGAAACGCTGATCCTAACGCCACCTCCAGGCACTGCGGGCCTGGACCAGGAGGGTGAAGCTGGCCGGCGCGCACGTGAAGTGGCCTTCATCCACATCCAGCGTGAACTGCGACTGCGCGGCGTCTTCCTTCGCCATGAGTTCCCACGCGTCTATGAGCAGCTCTGCGAGTTCGTCGAGGCTAACCGGCGCTTCACACCCACCACCATCTATCCCATCGATCGGCGCACTGGCCGCCCCTTCATGTGCATGATCATGGCTGCTTCCGAGCCGCGTGCACTCGACTGGGTAGCCAGCGCCAATCTGCTAGATGACATCATGTGA
- the Phpt1 gene encoding 14 kDa phosphohistidine phosphatase, whose translation MAADLAQIPDVDIDSDGVFKYVLIRVHLASPSEDPTKECKEIVRGYKWAEYHADIYDKVSGELQKNGYDCECLGGGRISHQSQDRKIHVYGYSMGYGRAQHSVSTEKIKAKYPDYEVTWADDGY comes from the exons ATGGCGGCGGACCTCGCTCAGATTCCTGATGTGGACATCGACTCAGATGGCGTCTTCAAGTACGTGCTGATTCGAGTCCACTTAGCATCGCCCTCCGAGGATCCGACGAAGGAGTGCAAGGAAATCGTGCGTGGATACAAATGGGCAGAGTACCACG cGGATATTTATGACAAAGTGTCAGGCGAGCTGCAAAAGAATGGCTATGATTGTGAGTGCCTAGGCGGCGGACGCATCTCCCATCAAAGCCAGGACAGGAAGATACACGTGTATGGCTACTCTATG GGTTATGGTCGTGCCCAGCACTCGGTTTCAACTGAGAAGATCAAAGCCAAGTATCCTGATTATGAGGTCACCTGGGCTGACGATGGCTACTGA